Part of the Leptospira hartskeerlii genome is shown below.
TCCGAAGGACTTGGCGCGAGGCTTGCCACGCAAGACGAGTGACAAAGCGAAATGTGGCGAAGCCTGGAGCGAGGGTGCGAAGCAACCCGAAGCGGAACGCCAGAGCCGATAGTTATGCGACGTGGCATCTATAGTTAAACTTATAATCTAAAATCTCACAAGTCGATTGGAGGTGGAAATAGTCCCATAAAACCACCATCTTTCACTGTTTGTTCCCAATTATTCGTGACTGCGCCAATAAAATAATCATATTCTTGAAAATTCAATTCTAGTATCGGATCCAAGCTTTTTAGAAATTGAACTTGTTTATTAGTGACTTCAAAGCAAGCAATCATCGGCT
Proteins encoded:
- a CDS encoding DUF7683 domain-containing protein — translated: MVQEPEWLIRQLECFDKRTEELVYVKNLPKSDLRLFQIQWDQPENEPMIACFEVTNKQVQFLKSLDPILELNFQEYDYFIGAVTNNWEQTVKDGGFMGLFPPPIDL